AGGAGACGACGATGCTGAAAATCAAGAAAGAGGCAGTGGtttgtccccttgggatggcctagtggttgggtggttgcctgttgtccaagaagtcacaggttcgaatactctcggccacaataaccattaggtggggtgtgtgtggtttatattatttataatgtaatttcatcaaaaaaaaagaaagaggcaGTGgagaatcgagagagagaaaagaaaggcAAACGAAGTGGAGGCGAGAGATAGAGGTGCCAGATAGTGGTGGCGGTGTTGCAACATGGGCCGAGGCAAGAGGGGTAGTGGTTGCCGAGACAGAAAGATAATTGAGATAGATAGGTGAATGAAGCTATTGCAGGTGGCGGCGGTGCAGAATAGGGGAGAGAAATAGGGAGGGAGATGCATGGTCTAGTTATTAATGGTCATATTGGTATATTCATACCAAAAGTATTattgttttcaatttttatttttataggtaagtttttttgtttaaaatatttctttcatctcataataaattttctAATTTGTTTTGAGACGGTAATTTAAGTGGATatgattaaagagtaaaaataataaaaaaaggtagagttcatttttattttgtgagaaaatagaattaaagtgtaaataattgaaaaaataaaaagataaaaagtgGAGCTCAcgtttttattttagaaaaaaaatattactccctccgtcccattatttatgacTTGTTGCTTTTGGgtacaaaaattaagaaaaataagattATAGTGTAAAAATGTATTATGGAtccatatattttataatataaaattattgccTAAAGGAGAAACGAATCATTTATGTTTAgacaattcaaaataaaatatgtgcCATTAATAATAGGACGGAGGAAATATGTTATcgctgaaaaagaaaaatatgacaATTATTATGAAATCGAGTGGGGGAATAGGCTAGAGTAGCCAATTAAAGTCTAAAATATACTAATGCTTactaatataattatattaactcATACTACTGTTAAAAAAACCAAAACGGGAATGATTACTAGGGGCGGTTTCATGGTTTGGGAACAGGTGGATTTCCATAAGTAGATGCAAGTTGCACTTTGCGTGATTATGACCATTTACATTTTCGagataatagtaataattaattgtttttATCACTACTAACTAAAATAGAAGACCTCAGCTCACCCctcttttataaatatgatatgcCCATCCAAGCTCCCATTTCTCTTCCTCACTAAATTTATCCAAAAAAGAAACGGAGCATATCTCGAGAGAGAGATCCAATTAATCCGATCAATGTCGAAAGGAAGGTGTGAGCTGTGCAGCAATCCTGCAAGAATGTTCTGCGACTCCGATCAAGCGAGTCTGTGCTGGGAGTGCGACGAGAAGGTCCACGCCGCCAATTTCCTGGTGGCCAAGCACTCCCGCACCCTCCTCTGCCACGTCTGCCACTCGCCTACGCCGTGGAAGGCCGCCGGCCCCAAGCTCGGCCCCACCGTTTCCGTCTGCCACGCCTGCGCTCATCGCAACCAACACCCATCTCAAACCACTGAAACCGACTCTGACGATGATGATCGCCAATATTCTGCCACTGAGACAGATGATTCCAGTGAAGACGAAGATGAGGCCGAGGCCGAGGACGTGGATGAGAATCAAGTGGTGCCGTGGTCGGATTCGCCGCCGGCCAGCGCCGACGATGAGGAAgagaatgagaatgagaatgTTTCTCTCTCCTCCTCAAAAAGAGCCCGTGACGACCCTTTCCCGTCTTCTGaggtaaaaaaaattcatcaaatCGTTTCACATATATACACGTTGAAATTGATGGGTTGGTGATGATAAATTTTGGGTTGGTGTAGGATGAGGATGGATGCTGCTCATCAGAGAATGCGGAAATGAGGAGTTACGAATCGGAATCGTATGAGAATTGTAGTTCCTCGTCGTTAAGACCATTGAAGATGCGGAGGGAGGGTGAGGGGACGGCCGCCATTGTGGAGAAACTGCGGAGATTCGAGCAACAAATTGTGACTGTGAGAGAGGAAAGCGTGGAGGCGTCGGCCATCATATTAGGTCTTTGCAATCTCACCCGGGATTGAACACCCTTTTCCTTTTGTTTAtgttgattgtttttttttttttttttttttgaattactaAAACTTCCAGACTCGTTATTTCTGATCATTTCATCCTTGGTTAAGTATTTCGCTCATCTGGATTCtagttgtattttttttttaattccaatttTAATTAGATCAGATGATTACTTCAAATTAGTTCATTGTTGGTGTAAAAGTTAGTAATAACAACGGATGTGACAATgccaattaaaattattattaatataatctccattttatagaaaattatTATGTTCAGTGTATTACCATAAATGAGAATTTTCTTACCAAGTGTCATAAATTTAATCCCAGCAAAGTATCTATAATTCTGTTGTGATATTGATTCACCTTTCTCCAACACCTCGTGGTAGAAGACGAGAACTGGTGATTAGTCGTTACCAATCTGCAGTAGCTACTGCACTCTAATTTAAGTCTCCTGCACACATGCAAGGATAACAATCAAAACTTAGAATGAAAAGAATAGGAAAAAAGGATAACAATCGAAACTTAGAATGAAAAGAATAGGAAAAAAGG
The genomic region above belongs to Salvia miltiorrhiza cultivar Shanhuang (shh) chromosome 5, IMPLAD_Smil_shh, whole genome shotgun sequence and contains:
- the LOC130987033 gene encoding putative zinc finger protein CONSTANS-LIKE 11, yielding MICPSKLPFLFLTKFIQKRNGAYLEREIQLIRSMSKGRCELCSNPARMFCDSDQASLCWECDEKVHAANFLVAKHSRTLLCHVCHSPTPWKAAGPKLGPTVSVCHACAHRNQHPSQTTETDSDDDDRQYSATETDDSSEDEDEAEAEDVDENQVVPWSDSPPASADDEEENENENVSLSSSKRARDDPFPSSEDEDGCCSSENAEMRSYESESYENCSSSSLRPLKMRREGEGTAAIVEKLRRFEQQIVTVREESVEASAIILGLCNLTRD